tcttgcctggagaatcccttggacggagaagcctggtaggctacagtccatggggtcacaaagagtcagacacgactgagcgacttcactatactATAATCATGAAAATAATCATGGAGGTTTTTCCTAAGTAAAACAGGAGAATTAACATGTATACAGCTTGTGCTTGATTTTTCTAGCCAGAgctatggttggatggcatcaccaattcaatggacatgagtttaagcagactctgggagactgtgaaggacagggaagcctggtatgctgctgtccatggggttgcacagagtcagacacaactgcacaaCTGAACATTAGATGAAAGATTTACTCTAAAAAGTTGTACAGTTAATAAAAGAATGGCTCTTTAAGAGATGTGCATTTGAATATCATCTCCATCATATATTAACTGGATGGCAATGGACAAGACAGACAAGCATCTCACCATCTCTTATCTAATCTTTAGAACTTGGATAGTTGAATGTACTTTACAAGTTGCtgtaagatttaaataaaattattatttaagcCCTTTATATGATATCTTACAAATAGAAATATCTCAAATAGTGGTGGTTGATTATAGTTAGTGACCAATGTTGTATCCTTGACTCGTGTAGTCTGTAGctgtggataaagaagattccAGTTCCATAAACCAAGATAtgacttttccttttctgaagatTTCCTAATGTTCATCTTTATGGAAATCATCCTACTTTCTGGGTAGAAAATAGCTATCTCAGAATTTCTATTAACTTTACCCTATCTATAATGTGGTCCTCCACCTACAtgtaaatatatcatatataatttatttctccaTACCATACAATTAAAGAATCTCTAGTCTGCACAATTAagccaaaaagaacaaaatcaactTCCACATTATTTGATTCACACCCTTACAGCTCTAATTTCAAGTTCTCTGTGACCTCTTTAGGGAAAACCATTCACATGAATATAGcattggagcaaaaaaaaaaaatttgtatcaAACGTATCTAAAGtacacaatgtttaaaaaaaatttaagtacacAATGTTAAATTTTGAAATGTTGTCAACAGCACCATTGTCAAGTGGAAGTGCCTTTATAGATATTCCATGATTATTAGGCTTAAGTTATTTAAAGCAATGTTATTTTGAAGTCCAAGCTGCTTGGTGAACATGGACAGAAGTATCACAGTTCTGCAAGTACGAGAAGACATGTTTGAAACTCAAAGGACAAAGGAGTATGAATTTTCCCATGGCCTCACTATAGGTACCATGAATGCAAGAAATAGAAGTATAATAAATGCTCAAATAAATCTTccaaataaaaatcaacaaattaaTGTGGAGGAGAGCAGCAAGCTATCGGGCAATTAGCAAACCCAtcattatattagaaaaaaatttagtttGTATATCTCAAGCATTTGAAGACTATGAAGAAAGGGAGTTTAAATCATGAAGGAATTAAaggcaaaaaactaaaatcataccCAAAAGAAAGGCTAAAATTCTACCTACTTTATGAAAGAAGCATGCTATTgattataaagaaatgaaattatttataaaattaagccACCTTAACAGCCCATGCCTGACAGTAATACACAAATTTATAGAAAGGTAAGAATTCTACCATGTTTAAACTCAAATTAACCAAATTATGGAACTATgcattattatggaaaatttgaaGGCACAAACATTAGTGGAGGGCACCaaataatatagaataaaaaatgaacagGAAGAATGAACTTACTGCAAAATTGAGAAGTAGAATATTTGAGCCTCACCCACATGCTCCATTTCCATCAGTGATACTTTCCTTCTTGGCTGACTTAGCCTTGCTCATTTACAGGAAGGTGTGACAGTCTActtcattattactattattattatttccaacaACTAAATAATATTCTCAAGTGTGTTTAAGAAGATTGtggtgaaaagaaataaaaatgactggaCTTCCATTGTGCTTTAGAATAAACCATCAcaagaaaaagacaacaaatatttCAAGCAATGGACTTGTAGTAATTTGTTGGTGAACTACTACGTGATTGACATTAATAGGCATGATACGTCCCAGAATTACTGTACTTACATTCTCGCAAAACTCCTGTTGGTCTCCAATATCTCCAGAATTCAAACCTGGGGGAACACTAGGACTGAAGGCGATGAGGTCGGTCTTAGGCGGCCCCTCCCCAGAGCACACCCTCTGTCGCCTCTCCTGCGAGTAAGACCAGCTCCCCACCGCGCTGGAGCACACCAGCCTGGGCTTCACGGGCCCGCACACGCCTTCACCGGGCGGCGCCGAGCACCGCAGCGCGGTGTACAGCAGCAGCGAAAGCACCAACAGGCTGGACACTGCGCAGATGGCGATGATCAGGTACACGTTCACATCCACTAACGCCGTCTCTGCGCCAGCTGCACCAGACAACGCCCGCGAAGAGGCCTTGGGCGCCTGGCCGCTGTCTTCCAGCGACAGCAGCACGGTGGCCGTGGCCGTCAGCGCCGGCTCGCCGTGGTCCTTCACCAGCACCAGCAGGCGCTGGCGCGGCGCGTCCGCCTCGTCCAGGGCACGCGTCGTGCTGATCTCGCCGGTGTACAGCCCCACGCGGAACGGGCTGCGTGCGCCATCCGCCGCCAGCTGCAGCTCATACGACAGCCACGCGTTGTAGCCCGAGTCAGCGTCCACCGCGCGCACCTTCGCCACCACGTGGCCCGCGTCCACGGACCTAGACACCACCTGGCTCACCGTGCTGGGTCCTCCGCCTGGCCCAGGCGGCAGCAGCGCAGGCGCATTGTCGTTCTCGTCCAGCACGAACACCTGCAGCGTCACGTTGCTGCCCAGGGGCGGCACGCCCGCATCACGCGCGCCCACCTGGAACTGCAGCAGCTCCAGCTCCTCGTGGTCCAGCGGTTGCAGCGCGTACACCTTGCCGCTCTCTGCGTGCACCGACACGTAGCTCGACATCGCGCGCTCGCCCACGCGTCGCTCCACCAGCGAGTAGGACACCAGCGCGTTCTCCTGCGCGTCCGCGTCTCGCGCCGAGACCGTGAAGATGTGGCAGCCGGGCGGGTTGTTCTCCTTCACGAACACCGTGTACTCGGGCTGCGCGAACACGGGCGCGTTGTCGTTTACGTCGGCCACCTCCACGGACACGCTAGCCGTGGTGGACAAGGAAGGCGAGCCCCTGTCCTTCGCGATCAGTGTTAAAGCATATTCTGACACTTTCTCTCTGTCCAGGGAACTGTCTAGCACTAGCGAATAGTAATTCTTGAAGGTGGACACCAGTTTGAAGGGGACATGTGGTGTTAGTGAGCAGGTCACCTGGGCATTGCTACCTACGTCACGGTCGGTTATACTGATTAGAGTGATGACGGTCCCTAGTGGAGCATCCTCTGGAATAGAAAGCAACAGTGACGTCACTAGTAACTCCGGAGCATTATCATTGATGTCCAAGACTTCTATCAAGACTGTGCAGTGACCAAACATTGGAGGATTTCCCTTGTCAACTGCTTCTATTTGAAGTTTCCATAATTTAGTTTCTTCGAAATCTATTTTCCCATTTACTCTTATTTCTCCGCTGTTTGAATCTATGCGAAAAGAGGCTTCTGTATTAGAGGAAACATCAGTTGCAAAGGAATAAAGAATGTGGCCGTTTGAACCCTCGTCCAAATCTGAGGCGTTAAGTCTAATAATCAGTGTGCCATTTCTTGCATTTTCCAGTAATTTTATACGATGAACTGCTTTGTCAAAAACTGGGGCGTTGTCATTTGCATCCAGCACTGTGATGTTTATCTTCACAGTGCCTGTCAGTTCAGGTTTGCCCCCATCCGTTGCTTTGAGCACCAAGAGAAGCTCTGAAGCGACTTCTCTGTCTAAACGTTTTTTTAGTACTAGTTCGAGCGGTTTTTCCTGCTCATCGTTGCTCGGTACTTCCAGAGAGAAATACTCGTTGGGGATCAGTCTGTAAGTCAACAGAGCGTTCTCCCGGATATCTGCGTCGGAGGCGCCCTCTAGTGAAAAATGAGACTCAAGAGCCCTAGCTTCggaaataaaaagatttctgTGTGTCGCTGGGAACACAGGCGGGTTGTCGTTAATGTCCTTCACCTCCACCTCCACATAGAACACCTGCAGCGGCCGGTCCACAATCACCTCCAGGTGGATGCTGCACTCCGCGCTCCGTCCGCACAGCTCCTCCCGGTCGATCCGAGAATTCACAAACAAAATGCCATTCTGCAGATTTACCTCCAGAAGGTCCCCGCGGCCTTTGGATGCCACCCGGAACAGGCGCGGCACCAGCTCCGCCAGCTCCAGCCCGAGGTCCTGGGCGATGCGGCCCACGAAGGTGCCGTGTTTGGCCTCCTCAGGGACTGAGTACTGGACATGATTGCTCCCAGTCTCCCAGGCTGCGAGAAGCAGAAGTGAGAGCAGGAGGCGCCGGGCTCGCCGGCCACCAGATCCTGAAGCTAACATCGCTCCTGGTTAGTAAATCACATTTTCTGAGTAGAAATATGTAGTCCTTTCGAGATCTTTCTTTTGAGTCTTAGTCCTGATATCCCAACTAATCTTAACAATTTGGGTGTGTGTATAGTCTTTAAAGCACCGGAACAGTGACGGGTCTTTCTGTTCCGGGAATAATCTACTTTTTTCCGTTAAAACAATCCTCTCCTTGGAGAACAACGACATCCTGTGGGTCAAAGTGGAAGTGCGTTTGGCGTTCATTCCATTTCTTTCACTTGCTTGGCTTCTTCCTTGATTCCTTCATATTAGTCTGTTTTTGTCAGCCTTTAATTCTTTCATTCCTTGTGTGTGACCACTAACTCTTTAAAGGTGGTTTGGATTTAGAAGTTAGAATTCCAAGAAGAGTTCTATTTTTGATATAGACATCTAAGAGAATATACTACTGCACTATTACGTATATGAACGTGAAAAAAATCCGTGTTTGTGAGTTACTAGTGATACGgttttttaaagactttcagaACTTGATAATTTTGAATGGCCTCTTACTAAGTTTATTTAATTGCTAACACTATAATTTTCTACTGCTTAAACCTTATACTGTGTTAAATTACTCTAAACATTTAGTCCAGTTGTGTACAAGATAACTCAAAATGCCAACTGTCTGTTACCTTCTCAACATGATGATGTTTGGAATCAATGCTAATATGCAACTTCTTCTAAGTTGTCCAAAAACTTACTTACTCTGATGTTAATGAATTCACCAAATACTGACTCCTGGAAATATGAAACATGTTTATCTTTGtctcatttaaaagtttttttcaatTACTAAATCTGCCCAGGGTGAATGTCATCATCTCCATCCTGAAGGTCAACTTAAATTTGTGTTATATCCACTGTTATCTGTAGAAATAATCTTTCTAATCCCCCCTAAAACCATACTGATCAGAAATCCAAATTGTATTTGTCACTTTGTTCATACCCATTTTATTCCAAAGTTGGCTTAAGGAGACTAGGGTGTAAAGAGCATTCTAAATATCATGTAATCagtcaattttgttttcctcttttatctcaaatttttttaaaacaatgaaatttgcATAACAATTATTCATCGATTGCAATAAAGCTTATCAGTGTTGttttagaaaaaatgttttaatcatTCTCAAGATTGATAAGGAGCTAACTATCCAATATTTGAAATCTTTCCAGGAAGAGGACAGTCATTTGGAAAATCCCATTtctctccttaaaaaaattataagtgGTTATGCAAAGAAATCTCACATTTCATGTAAAAGTGAGCTACAATATTTATTCTGAACATATTATAAAATAGTGAGTCAATAATTATAACTCTATGCCAAAGATTTTTCATTCTAATTACTTCTCTTTTATTAATTGTGGAAACCATAAATTCAAGACCAACATATTTACCTAGAAGACAGCAGGAAAATTTTAGCATATAGGTGTGACTAAATTCAGAAAGAGATATGACAAGGAAACAAACCTCTGCATATTTGCTGATAGAAATACTCCAGTTCCTATGGGAATGACTCCATGCTGAAGATCTGTTCCACTTTTGGCTTCAAGAGTTGCTTCATTGATTAAGAACATATGAAAGATAGCTTTTAAAGCTCCCACATATCAAGGTTATCATATAGCTAAATCACTACAGTATATTAATAAACCTGTGGGTTCTTCACTCATCTTGAAACAGGCTATCACAAATGCTAAGCCATTGAGAGCCAGGAATACTAATAATTTGCCTCATTTTAATGCCATCTAATACAGAGCATGTTAAACAGAGTTATAAAAATAAGATGTTATAGTTTCAAAACAAATGGACTAACTCCTTTTTTGGCAAGAATGTTAAAAGCAATCCTtggggatttccctagtggtccaaaggttaggattcagtgcttcCTCTGCAGCAGGCTCTGGTTCCATCCCTCCTGGAGAAATTAAGATCCCTCCCTCAAGCTGGGTGgctcccagagggaggggatgagaGTAATCCTTGACTCAGGAAATTTATATGACTTCATTCTAAAATGTCAGTCCTTCTGAATTGAATGAAAGAAACTGTCCACaaagttgttaaaaatatttatgttgggcttccctggtggttcagtggtaaggaatctgcctgctaatataGAAGataggggttccatccctggtctgggaagattccacatgctgccaagcaactaagcccctgcaccacaactactgagcctgtgctccagagccctgaagtggcaattactgagcccatgtgcttcaactactgaagcccatgagcccaaaagcctgtgctttgcaaaGGGAAGTCACTGCAATAAGAAACCCATGCACAGCAATTAGAGGGAAAGCCCTaatcaccacaactagagaaaagtctacacaacaacaaagactcagtacaaccaaatatttaaaaaaataaaaaatagatttatctTAATAACAGAGCCACTGGAAGACATtgtcacattaaaattttaaatcagtaaaaaaataaataaaaatgaaaaatattttgagtcCAAAACACTTAATTCCATTTATTAGGACATATTTTATGAACTATCTCCCAGTCTACATACTCCAAGGTGTAAACACTGAAGTTCAAGTATGCATTAAAAGTTATGTTGCACTACACATATTCTTTATTTAAGGAGCAAAACCCACATTTTTATCACAGAGGGAATTAATCATAGCAGTCTTTTTGTTAATGCAATAgagttatttaaattttagatttaatAATAAAGTACTTTTCTTACAAATATTTGTAACATTAAAAGATACTGGTTTttggaaaaaaacattaaaacctGCAACACACACCAAATATTTGTactggaaaatataaatgaatttagtaTACATGGCATTTACTAAAAATTGAAGTATCAATCAAAAGGTGATGCAGAGGGCactgtaaagaaaatataaagtgaatttttagaaaaaaaacaatattacaaAACTTATTACAAGAAATCTTTGAGATATTTTATAGAAAGATATGTTCTTTAGACAAAAGAAAGATACTCCAAGAAATATATTTGAGGCGGGGAAACGGGATAAAATATTCACGCAGcaaagcatgaaaataaaaagcaataaccCACCTTGATAGAGTGGTCGCCTCCAATAGATTGTTCTTCCACTTCCACCTCTGGTTGCGGACACGGAGGAAGACTGGGACTGAAGGCGATGAGGTCGGTCTTGGGCGGCCCCTCGCTGGAGCACaccttctgctgcttctgctgacAGTAAGACCAGCTCCCCACCGCGCTGGAGCACACCAGCCTGGGCTTCACCGGCCCGCACGCGCCCTCATTGGGCGGCGCCGAGCACCTCAGGGCCGTGTACAGCAGCAGCGTGAGCACCAACAGGCTGGACACCGAGCAGATGGCGATGATCAGGTACACATTCATATCCACTAACGCCGTCTCTGCGCCGGCTGCACCAGACAACGCCCGCGAAGAGGCCTTGGGCGCCTGGCCGCTGTCCTCCAGGGACAGCAGCACGGTGGCCGTGGCCGTCAGCGCCGGCTCGCCGTGGTCCTTCACCAGCACCAGCAGGCGCTGGCGCGGCGCGTCCGCCTCGTCCAGGGCACGCGTCGTGCTGATCTCGCCGGTGTACAGCCCCACGCGGAACGGGCTGCGTGCGCCACCCGCCGCCAGCTGCAGCTCGTACGACAGCCACGCGTTGTAGCCCGAGTCCGCGTCCACCGCGTGCACCTTCGCCACCACGTGGCCCGCGTCCACGGACCTGGATACCACTTGGCTCACCGCGCTGGGTCCTCCACCTGGCCCGGACGGCAGCAGCGCGGGCGCGTTGTCGTTCTCGTCCAGCACGAACACCTGCAGCGTCACGTTGCTGCCCAGGGGAGGCACGCCCGCGTCGCGCGCGCTTACCTGGAACTGCAGCAGCTCCAGCTCCTCGTGGTCCAGAGGCTGCAGCGCATACACCTTGCCGCTCTCCGCGTGCACCGACACGTAGCTCGACAGCGCGCGCTCGCCCACGCGTCGCTCCACCAGCGAGTAGGACACCAGCGCGTTCTCCTGCGCGTCGGCGTCTCGCGCCGACACGGTGAAGATGTGGCAGCCGGGCGGGTTGTTCTCCTTCACAAACACCGTGTACTCAGGCTGCGCGAACGCGGGCGCATTGTCGTTCACGTCGGCCACCTCCACGGACACGCTGGCCGTGGCCGACAATGAAGGCGAGCCCCCATCTCTCGCAGTCACCACCACCTCATAGTTCGCCACGCTCTCGCGATCCAAGACGCTGTCCAACACTAATGAATAGTAATTCTTGAAGGTGGACACTAGTTTGAAGGGGCTTTCAGGTGTTAGTGAGCAGGTGACCTGCCCGTTGGCGCCGGAGTCACGGTCGGACACGCTGATCAGGGATATGACAGTACCTACCTGAGCATCCTCTCGCACCGGGAGAGCCAAAGAAGTGACAACCACCTCAGGTGAATTATCATTTTCATCCAGGATTTCCACTAGGACGGTGCAGTGACCAACCATGGGTAGGTTTCCTTTATCTGTAACATCTACATGAATTTCGTAAGTGTTACTATCTTCGAAGTCAATGGCATCATTGATTCTTACTTCTCCCGttctttcattaattaaaaatttccttCTTATGGTGGGTGGAACCAAAGAGCTAAATGAATATATTACTTCCTTGTTTATCCCTTCATCCGCATCAGAAGCATTTAGCCAAATGACTAATGTTTGGTTCGCTGAATTTTCATACATCTTAACTTCGTACACGGTTTGGTCAAATACAGGTGCATTGTCATTAGCATCTAACACCAGGATCTGCAGAGTAACAGATCCGGTAAGTTCAGGTTTGCCTCCATCAGTTGCCGTTAATAACAACCGAAGCTGAGGGTTTTCTTCACGATCCAGCAGTTTGCTTAAAACAAGCACTGGTAATTTGCCTTTGTCCTTTTTGTTTATAATATCAAGAGTGAAAAACTCATTTGAACTGAGTCCGTAAGTAAGCATTGCGTTCTCTCCAATATCCGCATCAGATGCGCCTTCTAGAGGAAATCGAGAGTCAAGCGGTTGAGATTCCAGAATTGAGAGCTTTTGCTCTGAGGTGGAGAAAACCGGCCGGTTGTCGTTAATGTCCTTCACCTCCACCTCCACATGGAATACCTGGAGCGGCCGTTCCACGATCACCTCCAGGTGGATGCTGCACTCCGCTTTCCGCCCGCACAGCTCCTCCCGGTCGATCCGAGAATTCACAAACAAAATGCCATTCTGCAGATTCACCTCCAGAAAGTCCCCGCGGCCTTTGGATGCAATCCGGAAAAGGCGGGGCACGAGCTCCGCCAGCTCCAGCCCCAGGTCCTGAGCGATGCGACCCACGGAAGTGCCGTGTTTAGCCTCCTCCAGGACCGAGTAGTGGACCCGGCCGCTCCCAGCGTCCCATGCTGCAACAAACAGAAAGGAGAGAAGCAGGCGCCGGGTGCTCAGACCGCTGGGTCTGTTGACCAACATCATACCCTTCTTCTGTTTTACAAATCAATAACTGGGTCATCTAGAACACACCCACACGCTCCAAATTTTCCTATTCCGTATCTTACATTCAATTTTATCAAAATGGCTGAGATCTCCGAATGTAGCTCCTTCCTCGTCCTTGAGAAACAGGATTGAGTCTGTTCTGAAAAGCCATTTTTGTGGAAGACAGCGACATCCGGTGGCTTAATGTGTAAGTACAATTCCATGAGTTTAACAACTCATTCGTATCTTTTCATCCTATTTTCACAAATTCGTATCTTTATGAACTTTCAAAGACACATTATGTTTCTTTTGTATATAATAATGATCATTGTCCATATGCAGTGCAGCATTTTCTTTAATGGAAAAGCACCCAGAAGTAATTCCTTCCAACCATGATTGTCATTAGTTAAATTTGAAGACAACTTTAGTATTTGTATAATACTGAGTGTACTAGCATTTTGTTGGATAACGAATTTAACTCTCTTCAACTTCTAACACAATTCACTCTcttcatcattatttttatattaaataaacctTATTCAGACATTAATTTCAATCATCACTTCTCTGTGAGGTATTTGCAACTTCTAAATGCCAATCATCACTAGAATGCAGAGAGAAGGTCACAGGCTTCAACATCAGAAATTCCTCTCTTTTTATTCCTAGTCTTcaacttactagctgtgtgacttaaggaaaataatttaaccTCTACATCTCAGTTTCCACTTTGATAACATTCATAGAAGATTAATAATAATATGGTGGTTGCATGAATTATGATATATTAAGTGCCTAGGATAGTACTTTAAGGAGAGTGAGTGTTTCATAAATGGCTGTTACTCTCAGCTCACTTCAGCCACATTGTATTCATAAGGCTCAAGATCAAAATTGGCTCTTTGGGAAAAACTGTTACCTATAGAATGGTGTCACCCTATAAAGCCTTTACTATTGCTACTGCACAGGCTGAGCAGTGTTCCTATCTTTAAGGAACAGAAAAGTGCTTATATTGAGAAATTAGTTATACTGGGAGAAGTTTCAGTTTTTTATACACATCTTACATGAGCAAAAAATCTTAattgtgatttaaaataaaataatgttatacTTTGATTTCTACTTTCAGAGACAACTAATTTCATCCTTGtcatatttatgttttttcaAACACCCCAAATATAGAGTTTTGGCATTATCTAATAATTTTGTGTTTCAATAGTTTTTCATCACCTgtggtaaaaatattttatctcaaaATTCCTGGAATCAAATATTCAGTAACTGAAATTCTCAATTAATACATCTACAATAATGATAAAACCTGAAGTTTCTccttttccaaaaaggaaaacttaGGAGTTTTGTCTGATCCAAAGGATAATTTCTTtgactatgtttttatttttaaaagaaatcaataattTTGAACTCTTACAGTTATTAAGAGCTGgaaaatagaatatttatgaatatgAAAATTTATAGGAATGAGGGTCAGTTAATTCACTGATGTATGTATGCTGCTAAATTCTGATTTTATGGTCCTATACTCCTTTAGAATGATTCTAGTGTCAAAGTCTATTCAAATCCTGATTTTAAGAGTTACTTTTCTtacaaaacataataaaaatttaaatgagttCATCTATCCATACATAATAGCAATGTTCAGTGTGAGCTGTCAATACTATCTGGAGTCTAAAAATAAGTTTATCATTGATTAATCATCTCAACACAAGATAATGATATGAGGTAAATTCTATTGCTGTTAATGAGCATTTTTGAACCAATTAATAGCATAAATGTCCCAATATAAATCTCcaataatgaataaaaagtaGTGTAGTTAAGTTACATCTTGTCAAATAATAAGAACTTACTTTCCCAAGCAACTCATTAGGGCTATTGCATCTAAAACTTCAGTTGGATAAGAGTTAACTGGAATGTTtgctaaaatacaaattttactgGTAATTTCAGAAATTTGAGATGATGTCTGGGAACCAGAACGTTCAGTTTTGAGGATAGGCTGACCACAGACCCCAGTCTGCCTGGATACCCTCTATGTTTGTCTGCATTCTTGTATAAATCTATATAGTgcccctttcactttcaaaagtgtCTAAATGTCATAACTTTAGTTAGCCCTATCTTGACACTACAATTCAGGGACTGGCATAGGGGAGCTTCATTGTTGGTCTCATGATTCTAGCTTAAAGTGAAGAAGGTTACCTATAGATAAACAGAGGGGTAGTTACTAGGCAGGCGAAACACTGAAATGTCTTCCAAGCTCTCACCTCTCTGTTTTGGACTTTCCCCCTGTTTTGGAACTTCCCAGTTCCCTGAATTATACTGTGCTCGTGcttcctgtggagaaggaaatggcaacctactccagtgttcttgcctggagaaccccagggatcggggagcctggtgggctgccatctatggggtcgcacggagtcggacatcactgaagtgacttagcagcagcagcagcatgcttcctGATGACCCGAAAAATCAATTACTAAGATGTTTACTGATTTGAAAAATTTCACACAATGATAACCCATGTTCTGGGAGGGAATAAAGATTAGTATAAGGGACTAAATTACTAATTATATTGAtacaattaaaaatgataaagaataaaatgtataattatagAAGATGTAGTAAGTACTTAATGAATAATATTAGGTCTAAGATACTAGAAGAGTGGTGGGAATTTGGGGGGGGGAGGAAATGACATTTCTAGTATCCCTCAATCCATATAACATAATCAAATACCTGGACCCACATATAGGTGGCATATGGAAACTGAAAAAGTGCACAGACAGAAATAATTGAAACTATAAGTCTGGATTTAAAGTGTGTTATGCCAATAGACATAGGTTTTATGACGAGTTCTGAAAATACTCAAGTTTTGAAATAAATAGGATGGAAAAAAAGTAGAttgctttgttcagttcagtcgctcagtcgtgtctgactctttgtgaccccatgaatcacagcacgccaggcctccctgtccatcacc
The DNA window shown above is from Bos indicus x Bos taurus breed Angus x Brahman F1 hybrid chromosome 7, Bos_hybrid_MaternalHap_v2.0, whole genome shotgun sequence and carries:
- the LOC113895258 gene encoding protocadherin alpha-10 isoform X14, with protein sequence MLASGSGGRRARRLLLSLLLLAAWETGSNHVQYSVPEEAKHGTFVGRIAQDLGLELAELVPRLFRVASKGRGDLLEVNLQNGILFVNSRIDREELCGRSAECSIHLEVIVDRPLQVFYVEVEVKDINDNPPVFPATHRNLFISEARALESHFSLEGASDADIRENALLTYRLIPNEYFSLEVPSNDEQEKPLELVLKKRLDREVASELLLVLKATDGGKPELTGTVKINITVLDANDNAPVFDKAVHRIKLLENARNGTLIIRLNASDLDEGSNGHILYSFATDVSSNTEASFRIDSNSGEIRVNGKIDFEETKLWKLQIEAVDKGNPPMFGHCTVLIEVLDINDNAPELLVTSLLLSIPEDAPLGTVITLISITDRDVGSNAQVTCSLTPHVPFKLVSTFKNYYSLVLDSSLDREKVSEYALTLIAKDRGSPSLSTTASVSVEVADVNDNAPVFAQPEYTVFVKENNPPGCHIFTVSARDADAQENALVSYSLVERRVGERAMSSYVSVHAESGKVYALQPLDHEELELLQFQVGARDAGVPPLGSNVTLQVFVLDENDNAPALLPPGPGGGPSTVSQVVSRSVDAGHVVAKVRAVDADSGYNAWLSYELQLAADGARSPFRVGLYTGEISTTRALDEADAPRQRLLVLVKDHGEPALTATATVLLSLEDSGQAPKASSRALSGAAGAETALVDVNVYLIIAICAVSSLLVLSLLLYTALRCSAPPGEGVCGPVKPRLVCSSAVGSWSYSQERRQRVCSGEGPPKTDLIAFSPSVPPGLNSGDIGDQQEFCENPRQPNPDWRYSASLRAGMHSSVHLEEAGILRAGPGGPDQQWPTVSSATPEPEAGEVSPPVGAGVNSNSWTFKYGPGNPKQSGPGELPDKFIIPGSPAIISIRQEPTNSQIDKSDFITFGKKEETKKKKKKKKGNKTQEKKEKGNSTTDNSDQ
- the LOC113895258 gene encoding protocadherin alpha-10 isoform X6, which translates into the protein MMLVNRPSGLSTRRLLLSFLFVAAWDAGSGRVHYSVLEEAKHGTSVGRIAQDLGLELAELVPRLFRIASKGRGDFLEVNLQNGILFVNSRIDREELCGRKAECSIHLEVIVERPLQVFHVEVEVKDINDNRPVFSTSEQKLSILESQPLDSRFPLEGASDADIGENAMLTYGLSSNEFFTLDIINKKDKGKLPVLVLSKLLDREENPQLRLLLTATDGGKPELTGSVTLQILVLDANDNAPVFDQTVYEVKMYENSANQTLVIWLNASDADEGINKEVIYSFSSLVPPTIRRKFLINERTGEVRINDAIDFEDSNTYEIHVDVTDKGNLPMVGHCTVLVEILDENDNSPEVVVTSLALPVREDAQVGTVISLISVSDRDSGANGQVTCSLTPESPFKLVSTFKNYYSLVLDSVLDRESVANYEVVVTARDGGSPSLSATASVSVEVADVNDNAPAFAQPEYTVFVKENNPPGCHIFTVSARDADAQENALVSYSLVERRVGERALSSYVSVHAESGKVYALQPLDHEELELLQFQVSARDAGVPPLGSNVTLQVFVLDENDNAPALLPSGPGGGPSAVSQVVSRSVDAGHVVAKVHAVDADSGYNAWLSYELQLAAGGARSPFRVGLYTGEISTTRALDEADAPRQRLLVLVKDHGEPALTATATVLLSLEDSGQAPKASSRALSGAAGAETALVDMNVYLIIAICSVSSLLVLTLLLYTALRCSAPPNEGACGPVKPRLVCSSAVGSWSYCQQKQQKVCSSEGPPKTDLIAFSPSLPPCPQPEVEVEEQSIGGDHSIKPRQPNPDWRYSASLRAGMHSSVHLEEAGILRAGPGGPDQQWPTVSSATPEPEAGEVSPPVGAGVNSNSWTFKYGPGNPKQSGPGELPDKFIIPGSPAIISIRQEPTNSQIDKSDFITFGKKEETKKKKKKKKGNKTQEKKEKGNSTTDNSDQ